The nucleotide sequence CCTCAAGAATCTCGGTGTCTTTCAGACGTGTGAGCGAGAGATTACCCAGAAGTTGATCCGGTGTCAGCGAAGGATGGTCTTTTTTCAGTGAAGTTAACGCAGGTTCAAGTATCTGTGCGCTTCTGAGCACTTGCATTAAGGTTGTATAGTTAATGCCCGAACTCTGCTCTCCTAAAGGCGTTCCGAATTGTTGTCCCGGACTTGACTTTGTCGGTTCAATTAATAATCTAAACGTACTCATGTAAATGGGCTTACGGGTGACTGCCCACGCCATCGTTGTACTGAACAATATCAGCGCCACCGTCCCAACAAATACTTTACGTCGCCGCACTACGTCCCAGACTTTTTTCAAATCGAGTTCAGGGCGATTATCAGTGCCTTTAAAGCTGAGAAAGTGCAGGGAGTTCCCCGTTTCTTGGCTCAGATCAGATTGATACAACTTCGACAAGGGATTCTTACTCATGCAACTTAAGGATTTTTACTCATGCAACCTAGAAAGGGTAATCCGTGATGCCACCCGCGCACATCTGCTGACACATCACACTATGATCAAGTTGCGCCTAGTATTGATCAAGTTGCGCCCAGTATTTCATACCGTTTTGCTTTGAGAGTCCGTAAGAGTACTGAACCTGCTCCCTTGGAATTACGGAGAATCTAGGGATATTACAGAGTGTGAGTCGGACACGATCGCTTACTGTAAGTCAGCCTCCCCTGATTCTTTCTTACTTCGTTGATGTGACTGCATTATGAATGAAGCTCTCAATCGCTTGATGTCCCGCGTTTGTCTTGCGCTCACGGCAACCGCAGTCCAACCGTTTGCAGCACTGGCACAGTCTCCGATACCGACTGCCCGATCGATGCCGCTGCCTGTGTTGCAATCGTCGCCTGTTCCTCCGGGAGTGCAGCCTGCGCCGACTGCTGCGACAGTTGCCGTACCTGTCGATAGCAGCTATAAGCTGGGTGCAGGCGATCTGATGCGGGTGGAAATGTTTGATATCCCTGAGTTGACCTTTGAGCCGCGATATACGGTTTTGCTGGATGGCGCGTTGAATTTGCCCTGGGTTGGTGGCGTTTCGGTACAGGGATTAACGATTGCTCAAGCAACCGAACAACTGAAGGAGCGCTACAAGAAATTTGTGCAAAATCCGGTGATTACGGTCAGTTTGCTGGCACCTCGTCCTTTGAAGATTGGCATCATTGGGGCTGTGAATCGTCCGGGGTCTTATATTGTGAACACGATCGGCAGCGAAATCACACAGTCCAGTTTGGCGCAGCGGAGTTCTTTTGAAGGGGGAAGCCAATGGCCCACCGTTTCTAAAGCGATTCAGACCGCAGGTGGAATTGCTCAGATGGCAAACATTCGGGAGATCGAAGTCCGTCGCCCTCAAGTCGATGGTTCACAAGAAACAATCAAGATCAATTTGTGGAAGTATTTGCAAGCGGGTGAACTGGCGCAGGATGTACCGCTAAAAGACGGCGATACGATTTTTGTTCCAACTGCAACTAAACTTGATCCAACCGAGGTGAGCAGTATAGCCATGAGCAATTTCTCACCAGAGCAGATTCAGGTGAATGTTGTTGGTGAGGTGATGCGACCCGGAGGAGTGGCAGTGCGTCCGAATTCTACACTCATGCAAGCTGTTTTAGCTGCCGGAGGAATCAATCCAGGGCGAGGAAATCGAGCAAAGGTCGAGCTAGTTCGATTGATGCCGGACGGGAAAGTCGATCGGCGAGAGTTCAAGTTTGATGTGACAAGAGGATTAGACGAGGCTTCTAATCCGGCGATTCGTCAAAATGATGTCATTGTGGTCAATCGCAGTGCGACCGCGAAGGTGTCTGATTTGTTAGGTGCGGTTGTTAGCCCGATTACGGGAGCATTTGGACTATTACGGCTTTTATTAGGGAACTAATAGCGGGTTCTACTGAGCTAAAAAACTCCGACTTAAAAGATCGGGGTTTTTTACGTGATCGTTTGTGCGATCGTTGCTTTGCAATATGCCTACCCAGTTCTCAATGCTTCTACTCAGTTCAGACGCTGAATTGATAGGGCAGTGGTTGAGCTTGATCAGCACACTGTGAGAAACAACTAGAATTTTGAGCGATTTTTCGGCAAGCAGTTGAAATAACCGCACATTTACGTAGCTTCAAAAGAAAAGACACTCAGTACAATCCAATCACTGGAGTTCAAGCATCTACCAAGCTGCATTGTCTCTACAGCCGCCGCCTTGCTGCTTCTGTGTTGCATTGCTCTATTTTTTGCAATTTGCCTGTTGCCTACATTGTGACACTGCTATTCTTGCCATGTCTTACTTGCCAACCTCAGATCACCTTGTATCGTCCCATTCTATTCGCGCTGTAGAACGTGATTCAAGTGCTCCACTTCGGATTTGTCACTTATCAAAATACTATCCACCCCAGCCTGGAGGAATCGAAACTCATGTTAGAGCATTGGCAACTTCACAAGCTGGATTAGGCGCAAAAGTGGATGTTGTCTGTGTGAATGCGTGTGATCAAACAGGTCAAGAAACGAGCCGAACGACTACCATCGAAGAAGTCGATCGCAATGTTCGCGTGATTCGCTTAGGGCGATTGGGAACAGTAGCACGGTTTGATTTGTTTACTGCCTTTTCTCAGCACTTCAGCAGAAAGGATTTTTCCTATGATATTGCTCATTTACACGCACCCAATCCGGCAATGGCATTGCATTGGGCGTTAGCAAATTCTTCCGTGCCGCTCGTGGTGACGCATCACAGTGATATTGTGAAGCAGCAAGTCCTTAAGCATGTTGTAAATCCCTTATTAAACTATGTATATGAACGTGCAGCGCGAGTTCTGGTCACGAATCCGAGCTATTTAGCAGGGTCAACTTTTTTGCGTCCGTACCAAGGGCGCGTTGAAGTGTTGCCATTAGGAGTTGATTTGTCGGTCTATCGACAACCAAGTGCGGCTGCGATCGCGTATGAGAGAAAGCTTAGGGCTACATATCCAGGCCCAATTTGGCTTTGTGTAGGACGATTGGTTTACTATAAAGCGCTGCACATTGCAATTTCAGCCTTGCAAAAAGTCTCCGGAACTTTGATCATTGTGGGCAAAGGAGAGCTTGCTGAGTCCCTGCGGCAACATGCAATCGACTGTAGCGTAAGCGATCGTGTGGTGTTTCAGCGGCATGTCAGCCAGGATGAACTGATTGGAGCTTATCGTGCTGCGACCGCTTTATGGTTTCCGTCGAATGCTCGGAGCGAAGCATTTGGCTTGGTGCAAGTGGAAGCAATGGCGAGTGCTTGTCCTGTGATCAATGCAGCAATTCCGGATAGTGGAGTCACTTGGGTGAGCCGTCATGAAGTTGAGGGATTAACCGTGCCAGTGAATGATCCCGACGCACTGGCGAATGCTGCGAATCGATTGCTGCGAGAGCCACATCTGCGTGGTAAGTTTGCGATCGCGGCTCAAACCCGATCGCAGCAGTTTGACCAAGTGTTGATGGCGGAAGAAAGTTTACGAATCTATCAGCGGGCAATTCATCAAGGAGTGGTACAGCCAATTTTGGTTTAGATGAAGAGAGAATAGGTGATGAAAAT is from Cyanobacteria bacterium FACHB-DQ100 and encodes:
- a CDS encoding glycosyltransferase, encoding MSYLPTSDHLVSSHSIRAVERDSSAPLRICHLSKYYPPQPGGIETHVRALATSQAGLGAKVDVVCVNACDQTGQETSRTTTIEEVDRNVRVIRLGRLGTVARFDLFTAFSQHFSRKDFSYDIAHLHAPNPAMALHWALANSSVPLVVTHHSDIVKQQVLKHVVNPLLNYVYERAARVLVTNPSYLAGSTFLRPYQGRVEVLPLGVDLSVYRQPSAAAIAYERKLRATYPGPIWLCVGRLVYYKALHIAISALQKVSGTLIIVGKGELAESLRQHAIDCSVSDRVVFQRHVSQDELIGAYRAATALWFPSNARSEAFGLVQVEAMASACPVINAAIPDSGVTWVSRHEVEGLTVPVNDPDALANAANRLLREPHLRGKFAIAAQTRSQQFDQVLMAEESLRIYQRAIHQGVVQPILV
- a CDS encoding polysaccharide biosynthesis/export family protein, whose product is MSRVCLALTATAVQPFAALAQSPIPTARSMPLPVLQSSPVPPGVQPAPTAATVAVPVDSSYKLGAGDLMRVEMFDIPELTFEPRYTVLLDGALNLPWVGGVSVQGLTIAQATEQLKERYKKFVQNPVITVSLLAPRPLKIGIIGAVNRPGSYIVNTIGSEITQSSLAQRSSFEGGSQWPTVSKAIQTAGGIAQMANIREIEVRRPQVDGSQETIKINLWKYLQAGELAQDVPLKDGDTIFVPTATKLDPTEVSSIAMSNFSPEQIQVNVVGEVMRPGGVAVRPNSTLMQAVLAAGGINPGRGNRAKVELVRLMPDGKVDRREFKFDVTRGLDEASNPAIRQNDVIVVNRSATAKVSDLLGAVVSPITGAFGLLRLLLGN